Proteins encoded within one genomic window of Corvus hawaiiensis isolate bCorHaw1 chromosome 9, bCorHaw1.pri.cur, whole genome shotgun sequence:
- the LOC125330262 gene encoding BEN domain-containing protein 5 isoform X9: protein MSLSNTSSPEEAFMETTEGMNNMDDAVVPRILYEELLRSYQQQQEEMRHIQQELERTRRQLVQQAKKLKEYGALVSEMKELRDLNRRLQDVLLLRLGSGPAIEVEKVKPESIEPEPEVQKTFNEEANTSTYYPAPVPVMDKYILENGKVHLGSGIWVDEEKWHQLQVTQGDSKYTKNLAVMIWGTDVLKNRSVTGVATKKKKDAVPKPPLSPHKLSIVRECLYDRIAQETVDETEIAQRLSKVNKYICEKIMDINKSCKNEERREIAKYNLQ from the exons ATGAGTCTCAGTAATACTTCCAGCCCTGAGGAGGCTTTTATGGAGACTACAGAAGGCATGAACAATATGGACGATGCTGTAGTTCCTCGGATTCTCTATGAGGAATTGCTGAGGAGTTACCAGCAGCAACAGGAAGAAATGAGACACATTCAACAGGAGCTTGAGAGAACACGGAGACAGCTTGTGCAACAGGCAAAGAAGCTAAAGGAGTATGGGGCACTCGTGTCAGAAATGAAAGAGCTCAGAGACTTGAacaggaggctccaggatgTACTGCTCCTAAGACTAGGTAGTG GACCTGCCATTGAGGTTGAAAAAGTAAAACCTGAATCAATTGAGCCTGAACCTGAGGTACAGAAGACCTTCAATGAGGAAGCAAATACATCAACGTACTACCCTGCCCCTGTTCCAGTAATGGACAAGTATATTCTCGAGAATGGAAAG gtccatcttggcagtggAATTTGGGTAGATGAGGAGAAATGGCACCAGCTGCAAGTAACACAAGGAGATTCAAAGTATACAAAAAATCTAGCGGTTATGATTTGGGGAACAGATGTTCTCAAGAACAGAAGTGTCACAGGAGttgcaaccaaaaaaaagaaagatgccGTTCCCAAGCCACCTCTCTCACCTCACAAATTAAGCATTGTCAGAG AATGTTTGTATGATAGAATAGCACAAGAAACTGTGGATGAAACTGAAATTGCACAGAGACTCTCCAAAGTCAACAAGTACATCTGTGAAAAAATCATGGATATCAATAAAtcatgtaaaaatgaagaaaggagggaaattGCAAAGTACAATTTGCAAtaa
- the LOC125330262 gene encoding BEN domain-containing protein 5 isoform X8 produces the protein MQKKIKIPKLSLNHIEEAGEVTDYGEEDVELRHSKRQDGRKQSEGTHKSIEAVVARLEKQNGMSLSNTSSPEEAFMETTEGMNNMDDAVVPRILYEELLRSYQQQQEEMRHIQQELERTRRQLVQQAKKLKEYGALVSEMKELRDLNRRLQDVLLLRLGSGPAIEVEKVKPESIEPEPEVQKTFNEEANTSTYYPAPVPVMDKYILENGKVHLGSGIWVDEEKWHQLQVTQGDSKYTKNLAVMIWGTDVLKNRSVTGVATKKKKDAVPKPPLSPHKLSIVRECLYDRIAQETVDETEIAQRLSKVNKYICEKIMDINKSCKNEERREIAKYNLQ, from the exons atgcagaagaaaattaaaatccccAAACTCTCTCTCAATCACATAGAAGAAGCTGGGGAGGTTACAGATTATGGGGAAGAAGATGTGGAGCTTAGACACAGTAAG AGACAAGATGGGAGGAAACAAAGTGAAGGTACACACAAAAGCATTGAAGCAGTTGTTGCTCGCCTTGAAAAACAGAACGGGATGAGTCTCAGTAATACTTCCAGCCCTGAGGAGGCTTTTATGGAGACTACAGAAGGCATGAACAATATGGACGATGCTGTAGTTCCTCGGATTCTCTATGAGGAATTGCTGAGGAGTTACCAGCAGCAACAGGAAGAAATGAGACACATTCAACAGGAGCTTGAGAGAACACGGAGACAGCTTGTGCAACAGGCAAAGAAGCTAAAGGAGTATGGGGCACTCGTGTCAGAAATGAAAGAGCTCAGAGACTTGAacaggaggctccaggatgTACTGCTCCTAAGACTAGGTAGTG GACCTGCCATTGAGGTTGAAAAAGTAAAACCTGAATCAATTGAGCCTGAACCTGAGGTACAGAAGACCTTCAATGAGGAAGCAAATACATCAACGTACTACCCTGCCCCTGTTCCAGTAATGGACAAGTATATTCTCGAGAATGGAAAG gtccatcttggcagtggAATTTGGGTAGATGAGGAGAAATGGCACCAGCTGCAAGTAACACAAGGAGATTCAAAGTATACAAAAAATCTAGCGGTTATGATTTGGGGAACAGATGTTCTCAAGAACAGAAGTGTCACAGGAGttgcaaccaaaaaaaagaaagatgccGTTCCCAAGCCACCTCTCTCACCTCACAAATTAAGCATTGTCAGAG AATGTTTGTATGATAGAATAGCACAAGAAACTGTGGATGAAACTGAAATTGCACAGAGACTCTCCAAAGTCAACAAGTACATCTGTGAAAAAATCATGGATATCAATAAAtcatgtaaaaatgaagaaaggagggaaattGCAAAGTACAATTTGCAAtaa